A part of Neoarius graeffei isolate fNeoGra1 chromosome 8, fNeoGra1.pri, whole genome shotgun sequence genomic DNA contains:
- the gm2a gene encoding ganglioside GM2 activator codes for MISVSLCIALWMAGGFFKQGTSAVQISRPLRLAKIVGFSWENCGQSDDPAVMKNLDLSPDPINIPGDLTASASGTTSVALVAPLSLNVTLEKEVAGFWVKIPCLDELGSCHYEDICDILDQLIPPGQDCPEPLRTYGLPCHCPFKAGDYSLPQTVFSLPKVDLPVWLTNGQYRVQGVLGNSGKELGCLKVALTLHAD; via the exons ATGATCTCGGTTTCTCTGTGTATTGCTTTATGGATGGCTGGTGGGTTTTTTAAGCAAGGAACAAGTGCTGTGCAGATCAGTAGACCGCTGAGGTTAGCCAAG ATTGTAGGCTTCTCCTGGGAGAACTGCGGACAGTCTGATGATCCAGCTGTTATGAAGAATCTCGATTTGTCTCCAGATCCCATTAACATTCCAGGAGATTTGACAGCAAGTGCATCTGGGACCACCTCAGTGGCTCTGGTGGCCCCTCTCTCT CTAAATGTTACTCTGGAGAAAGAGGTGGCTGGTTTCTGGGTCAAGATCCCATGTTTGGATGAGCTCGGGAGCTGCCACTATGAGGATATCTGTGATATACTGGACCAACTCATTCCTCCAGGTCAGGACTGTCCTGAGCCTCTGCGCACATACGGCCTTCCCTGTCACTGCCCCTTCAAAGCA gGTGACTACTCTCTACCTCAGACTGTTTTCTCCCTGCCAAAAGTGGACCTTCCTGTCTGGCTGACGAATGGTCAGTACCGTGTCCAGGGGGTGCTAGGAAACTCGGGCAAAGAGCTTGGATGCCTTAAAGTTGCCCTCACTCTCCACGCAGACTAG